One genomic window of Prochlorococcus sp. MIT 0801 includes the following:
- a CDS encoding GspMb/PilO family protein, whose amino-acid sequence MTNLSSNKLKRKFITPERTLLFTPILVGLIIFVSLMTFAFRPLIKKLNVEEAKIKTYETKVSYIPIYKRYIKDISNVRNKVSNQQKRLVDLISDPNELDTILAQINKLCIKNNINILSIIPQEIVNQSNSKDKNDPFLIPKVEKHVFKINLEGSFNGLIDFLKDLELLQTIVISDNINILVSSDNTNKINDKNTINLRMSFDLSTYARKGSINSFKQNNKNL is encoded by the coding sequence ATGACAAATTTATCCTCTAATAAACTAAAAAGAAAGTTTATTACACCTGAAAGAACACTACTATTCACGCCTATATTAGTTGGTTTAATTATTTTTGTATCTCTAATGACATTTGCCTTTAGGCCTTTAATAAAGAAATTAAACGTAGAAGAAGCAAAGATCAAAACATATGAAACTAAGGTTTCATACATACCAATCTACAAAAGATATATTAAAGATATCTCTAATGTAAGAAATAAGGTAAGCAATCAGCAAAAGAGATTAGTTGACTTAATTTCTGATCCAAATGAATTAGATACAATACTCGCTCAAATAAATAAACTTTGTATAAAAAATAATATAAATATACTTTCTATTATTCCTCAAGAAATAGTTAACCAATCAAATAGTAAAGATAAAAATGATCCTTTTTTAATCCCTAAAGTAGAGAAACATGTCTTCAAAATTAATTTAGAAGGTTCATTTAATGGTCTAATTGATTTCCTTAAAGATTTAGAACTACTTCAGACTATTGTAATTTCAGATAATATTAATATACTTGTATCATCTGATAATACAAATAAAATTAATGATAAAAACACTATTAATTTAAGAATGAGTTTTGACTTAAGTACTTATGCAAGAAAAGGATCAATAAATAGCTTTAAACAAAATAATAAAAATTTATAA